In the genome of Triticum urartu cultivar G1812 chromosome 5, Tu2.1, whole genome shotgun sequence, one region contains:
- the LOC125508524 gene encoding SWI/SNF complex subunit SWI3C homolog, with amino-acid sequence MPRKASSSSDAKLKWRKRKRSQDTSPLKQSGGADHSDDSDSAAANDEDDALHGSANGGETLGARGGDDDTVPDLREAEVLSSAEPVSGFPSATRRTISRLHPSVLAVIAADRALAGGASCASAPPAPALENISHGQLQVLAAMLPDHPSLSNDPDKPSSYVCTVPPLMECQGVPKQFYSKLLVVPRHADWFSPATVHRLERQVVPHFFSGKSPGHTPEKYIMLRNKVIVKYLERPSRRLAFAECQGLVTSTAELYDLSRIVRFLDTWGIINYLAAGSVHRGLRLASSLIREEQTGELQLASAPLKSIDGLILFDRPKCSARAEDIASVASTSSALEVPNGDTGFADLDEKIWERLSENFCSYCSQPLPSLHYESQKEADISLCLDCFHDARFVPGHSSLDFERVDGTKDGSDNDGDSWTHEETLLLLEGLEKYNDNWNAIAEHVGTKSKAQCIHHFIRIPVEDGLLESIEVPEASVSSRVQSNGFSYSNSNGGISGSVPQSSQPGQQLPFVNSANPVMSLVAFLASAVGPRIAASCANAALSVLTRDDSRMCSEGNDVMGQAARPNYDASSSVSPENVKYAAMCGLSAAATKCKLFADQEEREIQRLAATIINHQLKRLELKLKQFAEVETLLLKESEQVERARQNLTAQRVRFMSARFASSGGPMPGGSSSTMASNPMSQASPRSPAMPGSMPPASMQAFYSNNMQGHPAQMAFLQQQQRQQQQQQQQMLSFGPRLPLSAIHPGSSSSAAPSVMFNPGMPSSATPNHHSMLRPPPSGSNNSSFG; translated from the exons ATGCCTCGCAAGGCCTCGTCCTCCTCAG ATGCGAAGCTCAAGTGGCGGAAGCGGAAGCGCTCACAGGACACCTCCCCATTGAAGCAGTCCGGCGGGGCCGACCACTCCGACGATTCTGACTCCGCAGCGGCGAACGACGAAGACGACGCGCTCCACGGCTCCGCCAACGGGGGCGAAACCCTAGGCGCCCGTGGCGGTGATGACGACACCGTgcccgacctccgggaggcggaGGTGCTCTCCTCAGCGGAGCCCGTCTCTGGCTTCCCCTCGGCTACCCGCCGCACTATCAGCCGGCTCCATCCCTCTGTGCTTGCAGTTATCGCCGCTGATCGTGCCTTGGCGGGTGGTGCCAGCTGTGCTTCGGCTCCGCCTGCACCCGCGCTGGAGAACATTTCGCACGGGCAGCTCCAGGTGCTAGCAGCCATGCTCCCTGACCACCCATCCCTGTCCAACGACCCTGACAAGCCGTCCTCCTATGTCTGCACCGTGCCTCCACTCATGGAATGCCAAGGCGTGCCCAAGCAGTTCTACAGCAAGTTACTCGTCGTCCCCAGACACGCAG ATTGGTTCTCGCCGGCGACTGTACACAGGTTGGAGAGGCAGGTGGTGCCACATTTTTTCTCAGGGAAGTCCCCAGGGCATACACCAGAGAAGTACATAATGCTGAGGAATAAGGTGATTGTGAAGTATTTGGAGCGCCCGTCAAGGAGACTTGCATTTGCTGAGTGCCAGGGGCTTGTTACAAGCACGGCTGAATTGTATGACCTGAGTCGGATAGTCAGGTTCTTGGACACTTGGGGGATTATTAATTACCTCGCGGCTGGATCTGTGCACCGGGGCTTGAGGCTGGCATCATCTTTAATCAGGGAGGAGCAAACAGGGGAGCTGCAGCTGGCGTCTGCACCATTGAAGTCAATTGATGGTCTGATTTTGTTTGATCGGCCAAAATGCAGTGCCCGAGCAGAGGATATCGCTTCTGTGGCATCAACTTCGTCTGCTCTGGAGGTGCCAAATGGTGATACTGGCTTTGCAGACTTGGACGAAAAGATTTGGGAGAGGCTGTCTGAGAACTTCTGTAGTTATTGTTCACAACCTTTGCCCAGTTTGCACTATGAATCACAAAAGGAG GCAGACATTTCTCTTTGCTTGGATTGCTTCCATGATGCAAGATTTGTTCCTGGGCACTCAAGCTTAGATTTTGAGAGAGTGGATGGAACGAAAGATGGATCAGACAATGATGGGGACAGCTGGACTCACGAGGAAACTTTACTGTTGCTGGAGGGCTTAGAGAAGTACAATGATAACTGGAATGCTATTGCTGAACATGTCGGAACAAAGTCTAAGGCGCAATGTATTCACCATTTTATTCGTATTCCAGTGGAAGATGGTCTGTTAGAGAGCATTGAAGTACCAGAAGCATCTGTTTCATCTAGAGTACAAAGCAATGGCTTTTCATATTCAAATTCCAATGGCGGCATTTCAG GTAGCGTTCCTCAAAGTAGCCAACCTGGACAACAGCTTCCATTTGTTAATTCCGCTAATCCAGTCATGTCACTG GTTGCATTTTTGGCCTCTGCAGTAGGACCAAGAATAGCAGCATCCTGTGCAAATGCAGCACTATCTGTTTTGACAAGAGATGATTccag GATGTGTTCAGAAGGCAATGATGTCATGGGTCAAGCTGCTCGTCCAAACTATG ATGCCTCATCATCCGTCTCTCCCGAAAACGTCAAATACGCTGCAATGTGTGGCTTGTCAGCAGCGGCAACAAAGTGCAAACTTTTTGCAGATCAGGAGGAGCGTGAAATTCAGAGATTAGCGGCCACCATCATAAATCACCAG TTAAAGAGATTGGAGTTGAAGCTGAAGCAATTTGCAGAGGTGGAGACCTTGCTTTTGAAGGAAAGCGAGCAGGTTGAGAGGGCCAGGCAGAATCTTACAGCCCAGCGTGTCCGGTTTATGTCGGCTCGATTTGCTTCCTCCGGAGGTCCCATGCCCGGAGGCAGCAGCAGTACCATGGCATCAAATCCAATGAGTCAAGCCAGCCCTCGATCACCAGCAATGCCAGGCTCAATGCCACCGGCCAGCATGCAAGCGTTTTACAGCAATAACATGCAGGGGCATCCAGCCCAGATGGCTTTCTTGCAGCAGCAACAGCggcaacaacagcaacagcagcagcagatGCTCTCATTTGGGCCGCGCCTGCCGCTCTCAGCTATCCATCCCGGCTCATCGTCATCAGCAGCACCCAGCGTCATGTTCAACCCGGGCATGCCCAGTTCGGCTACCCCTAACCATCACTCCATGCTGAGACCACCACCCTCAGGGAGCAACAATTCAAGTTTTGGTTAA
- the LOC125555864 gene encoding uncharacterized protein LOC125555864 — MAKEVTTRRRNYCTWDDEMDDALLDVLVEHHNKGDHAQNGWKPHVYTHAMRNVKVKCNKDITKDNISGRMRTLDHHYEVVSKIISQSGFGWDWTNNRLSMDSDDVWAKYVEANKACKEIKSYKTNIIKN; from the exons ATGGCCAAAGAAGTAACTACAAGGAGGAGGAATTACTGCACATGGGATGATGAGATGGATGATGCATTGCTTGATGTCTTAGTTGAGCATCACAACAAGGGTGACCATGCCCAAAATGGATGGAAACCACATGTGTACACGCATGCCATGAGGAATGTGAAGGTCAAGTGCAATAAGGATATCACAAAGGATAACATAAGTGGAAGGATGAGGACTTTGGATCATCACTATGAGGTCGTTAGCAAGATCATTTCTCAAAGTGGTTTCGGCTGGGATTGGACCAATAATAGGCTATCAATGGATAGTGATGATGTTTGGGCTAAATATGTGGAG GCTAACAAGGCATGCAAGGAGATAAAGTCTTACAAGACCAACATAATCAAGAACTAG